A window of Streptomyces sp. Je 1-332 genomic DNA:
TGGAGGAGCTGGGCACCGAGGGCGTACGGGCGGTGGCCGACGGGGTCGGCAGCGGCGACGACCGGTTCCTCCAAGCCTTCTTCTCCGATTTCGCCCCCGCCCAGGCGGAGGCCGTACGCCGTGGGATGCGGCTGCTCATCGAGCGGGGTGCGCGATGACAAGACTCGTGCGGGGTCTCGCCGGTCTGGCCTGGGTGGTCGTACCTCTCGAACTCGTTCTTGTCGTATGCCTGTTGGCGGGTTCAGCCCTCCCCATGAACGTGCTGATCGGCGTGGAGGCCGTGGCCCTGGCGCTGGTCCTCGTCGAGTGCGCGGGGCTCCTGATCCTGTACCGGCGGGGTGGACGCGCGGCGGTCAGGGACGTCGTGCCGGAGCCGGTGCGGCGGATCGTCGCGCATGAGGTGCGCGCGCTCCTCAGCCTGGTGCTGTGGGTGGTGCGGCGGCGGCACGGGGTGCGGGAAGGGGATCTCGCGTTCGGGCACGCCCGCGATCAGGCCGCGATGCTCTACGGCCTCGTCTTCGTGTGCGTCGTGGAGACGGTGGGGCTCGCCGTGCTGCTGCGCAACTTTCCCACGCTCCACACGATCACCCTCATCATCGACGTCTACGGGGTTGTCCTGATGCTGGGCATACACGCCGCCTCCGTGACCCGGCCCCACGTACTGTCCTCCGACGCGCTCCGCGTGCGCCACGGCGCCCACCGTGACCTGCGGATACCGCTGGACCTGATCGCGTCCGCGAGCGGCGAGCGGCTCTTCACGCACGAGGCCGCCGACGGGGTCCTCAACATTCCGGTCGCCTCGCAGACATCCCTCACGCTGGAGCTGACCGAGCCCGTGATGGCGGCCGGTTTCCTCGGCGGGGGCCGGCCGGTGACGACCGTACGGCTGCACTCCGACGAGCCCGGGAAGCTGCTGGCCGCGCTGGGGCGGGCCCTGGCACTCACGCGGGAACGCACTCAGGAACGCGTGCAGGAACTCACGCAGGAACTCACGCAGGCGCGAACCGCACCTTCGCCGCCCCTGGATCGGCCTGCGTGAGCCGCACCCTCAGCCGTTCCCCCAGCGGCAGGTCGCCCGTGCCGCCCTCGATGCGGGCGACGACCGCGGGGTCGGTCAACTGGACGGTTCCGACGGCGGGTTCACGCTCCTGGACGTCCACCACCACCCCGTCGAACAGCTCGCCCACCCGGTCCTTGAGCAGCGCGGCCTCGACGAGGTCCACGCACTCGCGCTCCACGGTGTTGCCGCGCCGCGTCCCGTCCGCCATCTCCTTGGGCAGCTCGTCCAGCGCGGCGAGCACCCACTGGGGCGGCTCGTCCCCGGCGACCGCCGCGAGGCAGAGCTCGGCGGCGTAACGGTCGACGAGGCGGCGGAGCGGGGCGGTGCAGTGGGCGTAGGGGGCGGCGACCGCGGCGTGCGTGGTCAGGTCCGGGACCTCGCCACCGCTGAACGCGGTGTATCCGGCGCCGCGGAGCAGCGTCGTGCACTCCTGGAGGAAGGCGGCGTGGTGGGGCAGGCGCGGGTCGAGTGAGCGGACGAGCTCGGCGTACGGGACATGGTGCGGCCAGTCGACCCGCAGGGCCTTCGCCGTGCGCCGGAGCCGGCCGACGGCGCCGTCCGGGGCGGTGGGGAGGGTCCGCAGGATCCCCGCCCCCGACCGGATCATGAGCTCGGCGGCGGCCATGCCGGTGAGGAGGGAGATCTGGGCGTTCCACCCGTCGGCGGGCAGCGGCGCGCGGAAGTCCAGCTCGTACGTCCCGCCCCGCTCGACGATCTCCTGCTCGGGAACGTTGAGGGAGATGCCTCCCCGCTCGACCTCGAGGCGCTCGCGCAGCCGCCCGATGTCCGCGAGCAGGGCGAGGGCCTCCTCGGCGGTGCCGCCGTCGATGGCCCGCTGTACGCCCTCGTAGTCGAGCTTCGCGCGGCTGCGTACGAGGGCACGGCGCACGTCGGTGGAGACGGCGCCCCCGTCCTCGTCGAGGTCGATCGTCCAGAGCACCGCCGGGCAGTCCTGCCCCGGCAGCAGACTGGCCGCGCCCTCGCTCAGCGAGGTGGGGTGCAGGGGCACTTTCTCGTCGGGGAAGTAGAGGGTGGTGACACGCCGATGAGCTTCGGTGTCGAGTGGCCCGCCCGGCGTGACGTACGCGGCGACGTCGGCGATGGCGTACCGCACCCGGAACCCGCCGCCGTCGCGCCGGGACAGGTGCATGGCCTGGTCCAGGTCTACGGAGGTGGGCGGATCGATGGTGAAGAGGGGGATGTCGGTCGCGTCGTACGCGGGCAGTCGCGGGGCGGCGAGGGCGCGCTCCGCATCGGCGAGCACGGCCTCGGGGAAGCCCTCGGGGACCTCCAACTTCATACGCAGCTCACGCAGCACGCCCCGCAACGGAGCTTCGGCTGCGCCGGTCACGCGGAGATGGCGACGGGGCATGGGACGAGCGTAGGCGGGGAGGGCGGGGGCGGCACGGTGAAGGGACGGTGCGTCTCCCGCTGCGCCGCTCCACGGCGGAGGGGCGGTGCGTCTCCCACCGCGCCCCTGCCCGGCCTCCCGGACTACGGGCCCGCGGCCGGCCCGGTCTACGGGCCCGCGGCCGGACGCCGCCCGGTGATCGGGGGGGGGCCGGAGCCCGCCGCGGAGGGGGAGGCTGACGCGGAGGGCCGGAGCCCGCCGGGGCGGGGCGAAGACTGGCGCGGAGGGCGGAGGCTAGCGCGGAGGGCGGCGCCGCTGCCGGGTACGCGGCTGGCACCGCGCCCTCATTCGCCGCGGGCGTAGGCGGCACCACGCCCCGCGTCACCCGCCG
This region includes:
- a CDS encoding RNB domain-containing ribonuclease, with protein sequence MPRRHLRVTGAAEAPLRGVLRELRMKLEVPEGFPEAVLADAERALAAPRLPAYDATDIPLFTIDPPTSVDLDQAMHLSRRDGGGFRVRYAIADVAAYVTPGGPLDTEAHRRVTTLYFPDEKVPLHPTSLSEGAASLLPGQDCPAVLWTIDLDEDGGAVSTDVRRALVRSRAKLDYEGVQRAIDGGTAEEALALLADIGRLRERLEVERGGISLNVPEQEIVERGGTYELDFRAPLPADGWNAQISLLTGMAAAELMIRSGAGILRTLPTAPDGAVGRLRRTAKALRVDWPHHVPYAELVRSLDPRLPHHAAFLQECTTLLRGAGYTAFSGGEVPDLTTHAAVAAPYAHCTAPLRRLVDRYAAELCLAAVAGDEPPQWVLAALDELPKEMADGTRRGNTVERECVDLVEAALLKDRVGELFDGVVVDVQEREPAVGTVQLTDPAVVARIEGGTGDLPLGERLRVRLTQADPGAAKVRFAPA